One genomic window of Tatumella citrea includes the following:
- the rcsD gene encoding phosphotransferase RcsD, translating to MPGKKNPLLPNQLLKSMIFISVIVVAIMLGIIYDSFGVQLNHQQVLVESFARETQLRIDNYRFATWQIYGAQNSATDSQDSDNSTLQETRLRPDVYAPDKDKQKTEALIFGSHDSNTLTGARKASDFLDTLWALKKSTWSMYYLNGQDNSLTMVSTLPLKDMISRYNGESITGLVSARRAEMLQQANTLDERESFSGLRHMPDSGDYYFTLRTTFNQPGHLATVVAFDLPVKDMLSGQLDPSRLVFHSTENSSGTTDSGSSDRVNLASASVDLAAPLSAAPMVITYNLSLMTLLGATLHHFSFTLCLCLLLLILSLTASVLLRNAPQPTEKSADPEVDLLRRMNKEMVDSLPLGFLIYDFNAHREVVSNETASQLIPHLNLQKIVTLSDNVQGMLQVTINNEVYEVRHQQSQCSPQYCFFMIRNQDREILVNKKLQNAQRILDKNHEMRRQLLENIGNAFRDPLQHLTQQIQQIQTSLAPSVLQSLIDSGEHLARLTDHTILLNQLENHQWSPDLQPFQLQQLLDEIVSGILPAMNQRGLEIIVNNLRPADEIRVGDREILRKILLTLLWYSFGTTRWGKISVRISASPEHTDRLLINIVDTGQGLNKTELANADFPFSGEVSTLNDEKSNSMDLFFCRQFCQNLNGRLDIISKPDIGTHFSVLISLPVEQPATLREEKILDGITVLVDVVVDDIYKIVSRQLEFWGAKCLIADDRVPGQDFDFLVTDVPARLSGWALLITGSEPGYSAITPQQYRVNYNLNQAMLEALLTLIEKQLTKDEMEDAPENDREHLLSEPEYFQIFKDTVPDDVNKLYLELDNKDYAALALTAHRLKGVFAMLGLDDGKTQCEQLERLLEERDDLNIKNTTSDIEHYVQTLLQ from the coding sequence ATGCCCGGAAAAAAAAATCCCCTGCTGCCGAACCAGTTACTTAAATCAATGATATTTATCAGTGTGATAGTCGTCGCTATTATGCTGGGCATTATCTACGACAGCTTTGGGGTGCAGCTAAATCATCAACAGGTTCTGGTGGAAAGTTTTGCCCGTGAAACTCAGTTGCGGATTGATAACTACCGGTTTGCTACCTGGCAAATCTATGGTGCACAGAATTCAGCCACTGACAGTCAGGATAGCGATAATTCCACACTCCAGGAAACCCGGTTACGCCCGGATGTTTATGCTCCGGATAAGGATAAGCAAAAAACAGAAGCACTGATTTTTGGTTCTCATGACAGCAATACGCTTACCGGAGCACGTAAGGCGTCTGATTTTCTGGATACCCTGTGGGCGTTAAAGAAAAGCACCTGGTCAATGTATTACCTGAACGGCCAGGACAATAGCCTGACGATGGTCTCCACCCTGCCATTGAAGGATATGATTAGCCGTTATAATGGTGAAAGTATCACCGGGCTGGTTTCGGCCCGCAGAGCCGAGATGTTGCAACAGGCAAACACACTGGATGAACGTGAAAGTTTTTCCGGGTTACGTCACATGCCTGACAGTGGTGATTACTATTTTACGCTCAGGACTACGTTCAACCAGCCGGGACATTTGGCGACCGTTGTAGCATTCGATTTACCGGTAAAAGATATGCTGAGTGGTCAGCTCGATCCTTCCCGGTTAGTATTCCACAGCACTGAAAATTCATCGGGGACTACAGATTCGGGCAGTTCAGACCGAGTCAACCTGGCCTCCGCTTCTGTCGATCTGGCCGCTCCCCTGAGTGCAGCTCCCATGGTGATTACCTATAACCTGTCACTGATGACCCTGCTCGGTGCCACACTTCACCATTTTTCGTTCACTTTATGTCTGTGCCTGTTATTGCTGATACTGTCACTCACTGCCAGCGTATTACTTCGTAACGCGCCTCAGCCGACAGAAAAATCCGCGGACCCTGAGGTTGATTTACTGCGCAGAATGAATAAAGAGATGGTGGATAGCCTGCCGTTGGGCTTCCTGATCTATGATTTTAATGCGCACCGGGAAGTGGTAAGTAATGAAACAGCATCGCAGTTGATTCCTCACCTCAATCTGCAAAAAATCGTTACCCTGTCTGATAATGTTCAGGGCATGTTGCAGGTGACCATCAATAATGAAGTCTACGAAGTCAGACACCAGCAAAGCCAATGCTCACCGCAATACTGCTTTTTTATGATTCGTAACCAGGACCGTGAGATTCTGGTCAATAAAAAGCTGCAAAACGCCCAGCGCATTCTGGATAAGAATCATGAGATGCGCCGTCAGTTACTGGAAAACATCGGTAATGCGTTCCGCGATCCGCTGCAGCACTTAACCCAACAAATTCAGCAGATTCAGACTTCTCTCGCACCGTCTGTCTTGCAGTCACTGATTGACTCCGGGGAACACCTGGCCAGGCTGACCGATCATACAATCCTGCTTAATCAGCTGGAAAATCATCAGTGGTCACCTGATTTGCAGCCCTTCCAGCTTCAACAATTGCTGGATGAAATTGTCAGCGGGATCCTGCCGGCCATGAACCAACGTGGTCTGGAAATCATTGTCAATAATCTGCGCCCTGCGGACGAAATCCGGGTCGGAGATCGGGAAATTTTACGTAAAATTCTGCTGACACTGCTCTGGTATTCCTTCGGAACCACCCGTTGGGGCAAAATTTCTGTCAGAATCAGTGCAAGCCCGGAACATACTGATCGACTATTGATAAATATTGTAGATACTGGACAGGGTCTGAATAAGACTGAACTGGCAAATGCTGATTTTCCTTTCAGTGGAGAAGTCAGCACGCTGAATGACGAAAAATCTAACAGTATGGATTTGTTTTTTTGTCGTCAGTTTTGCCAGAATCTGAACGGACGGCTGGATATTATCTCTAAACCTGACATCGGTACCCATTTTAGTGTATTGATATCTCTCCCTGTAGAGCAGCCAGCTACTCTCAGGGAAGAAAAAATACTGGACGGAATAACAGTATTGGTTGATGTGGTCGTTGATGATATCTATAAAATTGTCAGCCGGCAGCTGGAGTTCTGGGGAGCCAAGTGTCTGATTGCCGACGATCGGGTCCCCGGACAGGACTTTGATTTTCTGGTCACCGATGTTCCGGCCAGGCTGTCAGGATGGGCACTGCTGATCACCGGTTCAGAGCCGGGTTATTCAGCCATCACCCCACAGCAATACCGGGTGAATTACAATCTGAATCAGGCAATGCTGGAAGCTTTGCTGACACTGATTGAGAAACAACTGACCAAGGACGAGATGGAGGATGCTCCTGAAAACGACAGGGAACATTTGCTAAGTGAACCTGAGTATTTTCAGATATTTAAGGATACTGTGCCCGATGATGTCAATAAATTATATCTTGAGCTCGATAATAAAGATTATGCTGCGCTCGCCCTGACTGCTCACCGACTAAAAGGTGTTTTTGCCATGCTGGGTCTGGATGATGGCAAAACACAGTGTGAACAGTTGGAGCGTCTTCTTGAAGAGCGCGATGATTTAAACATTAAAAATACTACCAGTGATATTGAGCACTACGTTCAAACACTGTTGCAGTAA
- the rcsB gene encoding response regulator transcription factor RcsB, translated as MDNLNVIIADDHPIVLFGIRKSLEQLEWVNVVGEFEDSTTLINSLSKLEANVLITDLSMPGDKYGDGITLIKYIKRHYPDLAIIVLTMNNNPAILSSVLDLDIEGIVLKQGAPTDLPKALAALQKGKKYTPESVARLLEKISAGGYGDKRLSPKESEVLRLFAEGFLVTEIARKLNRSIKTISSQKKSAMMKLGVDNDIALLNYLSSVSATLPKD; from the coding sequence ATGGATAACTTAAACGTAATTATTGCCGATGATCACCCGATTGTTTTGTTCGGGATCCGTAAATCTCTGGAGCAGTTGGAGTGGGTTAATGTGGTCGGTGAATTTGAAGATTCGACTACCCTCATCAATAGCTTATCTAAACTTGAAGCCAATGTACTGATTACCGACCTGTCTATGCCTGGCGATAAATACGGCGACGGGATCACCTTAATTAAATACATTAAACGTCACTACCCGGATCTGGCGATTATCGTTCTGACCATGAACAATAATCCGGCCATTCTGAGTTCGGTACTGGACCTGGACATTGAAGGTATTGTACTGAAACAGGGAGCTCCAACTGATTTACCAAAAGCTCTGGCTGCATTGCAGAAGGGTAAAAAATACACCCCTGAATCAGTCGCACGGTTGCTGGAAAAAATCAGCGCCGGTGGCTACGGTGATAAACGTCTGTCACCTAAAGAGAGTGAAGTATTACGGTTATTTGCCGAAGGATTCCTGGTCACAGAAATTGCCCGCAAGCTTAACCGCAGTATTAAGACCATCAGTAGCCAGAAAAAATCAGCCATGATGAAACTGGGCGTCGATAACGATATCGCATTACTGAACTATCTTTCTTCTGTCAGCGCGACGCTGCCGAAAGACTGA
- the rcsC gene encoding two-component system sensor histidine kinase RcsC — MKYLVSFRTTLRVSRYLFRILALLLWLLGGLLSAFYLLNVLHEKESDIREQLSGNYNQAGWYIAHTNEAMRELKYITEGQLNKTPDDTTFTLSSGDKNFSPQFSPLFSDDDCSTINTDWRTTLNTLGGFLHYWESQYVSSYEMSRIFLLNNGSNCLATFSFSTSEVNQDTSTNSLQENVLRFHNSSPTEQRNPVYWIEPGNQPGVGAFYMMMPVYTGNQPVALLSFEQNLRLDELVTPGGAPVTTSIVDDDDQLMLSTDRTVTSHMFDNLPDDKQWFGYLDGYQQLVLKQSLSPSPFSIIYSLPTGLLFNQMKLMIINAILLNIFSALILIALAMIFERRMLLPAEDNAVRLEEHEQFNRKIVASAPVGICILRTSDGSNILSNELAHNYLTLLTAEDKQRLTEIIGGQQVNFVDVLTGSNTNLQISFVHSRYRNENVAICVLVDVSARIKMEQSLQEMADSAEQASQSKSMFLATVSHELRTPLYGIIGNLDLLKTREMPKSSEALVSAMTNSSDLLLKIINDILDFSKIESEQLKIEPGAFSPHEMVGHIISNYLSLVVKKRLTLYCMIEHDVPTSLFGDAMRLQQVVSNLLSNAIKFTHTGGIILQIYQHQGYLAFRVRDTGVGIPTRDVLRLFDPFFQVGTGVQRNFQGTGLGLAICEKLINMMDGDIEVESEPGMGSQFTVRIPVYQGVWNETDKELAGKRVLLMLKNSAFAEYLQRQLQAWSMTILTDRQQLTADDIILTDCGNGEGEVCKARVCFSSEYTDFPGEIQPGVWVIPTSMPHEIPELLKRIYRPASEVKLLTEQLPGSTKDDSNEDILILVVDDHPINRMLLSGQLHTLGYQVKTAQDGVDALNVLKRIEADIVLSDVNMPNMDGYCLTQTLRESGFRRPIIGVTANALADEKQRCLQAGMDDCLSKPVTLQELKAILTGYAEHVRTERSVEV, encoded by the coding sequence TTGAAATACCTTGTATCTTTTCGCACCACGCTACGGGTTTCCCGTTATCTTTTTCGAATTCTGGCGCTGTTACTCTGGTTGCTGGGAGGACTTCTGAGTGCCTTCTATCTGCTGAATGTGCTGCACGAAAAAGAGTCGGATATTCGGGAGCAGTTGTCCGGCAACTACAATCAGGCAGGTTGGTATATCGCTCATACCAACGAAGCGATGCGCGAACTGAAATACATCACCGAAGGGCAGCTGAATAAAACGCCGGATGACACCACGTTTACACTGAGTAGTGGTGACAAAAACTTCTCACCTCAGTTTTCACCATTATTCAGCGATGATGACTGCTCAACAATTAATACTGACTGGCGCACGACGCTCAATACTTTAGGTGGTTTTCTGCATTACTGGGAAAGCCAGTATGTTTCGTCTTACGAAATGAGCCGGATTTTTTTGTTGAATAACGGCAGTAACTGCCTGGCGACGTTTTCATTCAGTACCAGCGAAGTTAATCAGGATACCAGCACGAACTCTCTTCAGGAAAATGTGCTGCGCTTTCATAACAGTAGTCCAACCGAACAGCGCAATCCGGTGTACTGGATTGAACCGGGCAATCAGCCAGGGGTTGGGGCTTTTTATATGATGATGCCGGTTTATACCGGTAACCAGCCTGTGGCATTGCTGAGCTTTGAACAAAACCTGCGGCTGGACGAACTGGTAACTCCCGGTGGAGCACCTGTCACCACGTCGATTGTTGATGATGACGATCAGCTGATGCTGTCGACTGACAGAACAGTTACCAGCCATATGTTTGATAATTTGCCGGATGACAAACAATGGTTTGGTTATCTGGATGGTTATCAGCAACTGGTTCTTAAACAATCGCTGTCACCCAGCCCGTTTAGCATCATCTATTCACTGCCTACCGGGCTGCTGTTTAATCAGATGAAGCTGATGATAATCAACGCGATTTTGCTGAATATCTTCAGTGCTTTGATACTGATTGCTCTGGCGATGATCTTTGAACGACGAATGTTATTGCCTGCAGAAGACAATGCGGTTCGGCTGGAAGAACACGAACAGTTTAACCGAAAAATTGTCGCTTCAGCTCCGGTAGGGATCTGTATTCTGCGTACCAGCGACGGCAGCAATATTCTGAGTAATGAGCTGGCACACAATTATCTGACGTTGCTGACAGCAGAGGATAAACAGCGGCTGACAGAAATTATTGGCGGACAGCAGGTCAATTTTGTAGATGTGCTGACCGGTTCAAACACCAACCTGCAGATAAGCTTTGTGCATAGCCGTTACCGTAACGAAAACGTGGCTATCTGTGTTCTGGTCGATGTCAGTGCCAGGATTAAGATGGAACAGTCGCTGCAGGAAATGGCGGACTCAGCAGAACAGGCGAGCCAGTCTAAATCGATGTTCCTGGCCACTGTCAGCCATGAGCTGCGTACCCCGTTATACGGAATTATCGGCAACCTGGATTTGCTGAAAACCCGTGAGATGCCAAAAAGCTCAGAAGCACTGGTCAGCGCAATGACTAACTCTTCCGACCTTTTGCTGAAAATTATTAATGATATTCTCGATTTTTCTAAGATTGAATCTGAGCAGTTAAAAATTGAGCCGGGGGCGTTCTCTCCGCATGAAATGGTCGGGCATATCATCTCCAACTATTTATCGCTGGTAGTTAAAAAACGCCTGACGCTTTACTGCATGATTGAACACGATGTTCCGACTTCACTGTTTGGTGATGCCATGCGGTTACAGCAGGTGGTTTCTAACCTGCTGAGCAATGCGATTAAATTTACCCATACCGGCGGCATTATTCTGCAGATTTATCAGCATCAGGGATATCTGGCGTTCCGGGTGCGTGATACGGGGGTGGGGATACCTACCCGCGATGTTTTGCGTTTGTTCGATCCGTTTTTCCAGGTCGGGACCGGCGTACAACGGAATTTCCAGGGAACAGGACTTGGGCTGGCTATCTGTGAAAAACTGATCAATATGATGGACGGCGATATTGAAGTGGAGTCCGAGCCGGGAATGGGTAGCCAGTTCACCGTGCGTATTCCTGTTTATCAGGGCGTATGGAACGAAACTGACAAAGAACTTGCCGGAAAACGGGTATTGCTGATGCTGAAAAATAGTGCATTCGCGGAATATTTACAGCGTCAGTTACAGGCCTGGTCAATGACTATATTGACAGATCGACAACAGCTGACGGCTGATGACATCATACTCACCGATTGCGGGAACGGAGAGGGTGAAGTTTGCAAAGCCAGGGTCTGTTTTAGCAGCGAATATACTGATTTCCCTGGTGAAATACAGCCAGGTGTCTGGGTTATCCCTACTTCAATGCCACATGAAATTCCTGAACTGTTAAAACGCATCTACCGGCCAGCCAGCGAAGTCAAACTGCTGACTGAACAGTTGCCGGGCAGTACTAAAGATGACAGTAATGAAGATATCCTGATTCTGGTGGTCGATGATCATCCGATTAACCGTATGTTGCTGTCAGGCCAGCTGCATACTTTAGGCTATCAGGTAAAAACCGCTCAGGATGGTGTAGATGCATTGAATGTGCTGAAGCGTATCGAGGCCGATATTGTGCTCAGTGATGTGAATATGCCAAATATGGACGGATATTGCCTGACTCAGACTTTGCGGGAATCGGGTTTCCGCAGGCCGATTATTGGTGTTACCGCCAATGCATTGGCCGATGAGAAACAGCGGTGCTTACAGGCGGGTATGGATGATTGTCTGTCGAAACCGGTGACGCTGCAGGAGTTAAAAGCCATTCTCACCGGGTATGCTGAACACGTCAGAACTGAACGTTCAGTAGAGGTTTAA